The Bombus terrestris chromosome 9, iyBomTerr1.2, whole genome shotgun sequence genome contains a region encoding:
- the LOC100652242 gene encoding protein unc-50 homolog, which translates to MKYSKSPPVSRCNSPGPVETGSNLPMPVTYRQDCMGAATKCYKYLRKLLKFEQMDFEFALWQMIFLFISPQKVYRNFQNRKQTKSQFARDDPAFLVLLMCCLCISSIGFTIVLGLGFLQFIKLLFYMIFIDYLVAGLIVATVFWIITNRYLRIDKTQDVEWGYAFDIHLNAFFPPLIILHIVQLFLYNGLINYDTFSSRFVGNTIWLIAISYYIYITFLGYTSMEILHKTHIILSTLPIILLMYIMTLCAGINISHLVMEFYHYRVV; encoded by the exons atgaaatattccaaaTCACCACCAGTAAGTAGATGTAATTCACCAGGTCCAGTTGAAACAGGTTCAAATTTACCTATGCCAGTAACTTACAG GCAAGATTGTATGGGTGCAGCAACAAAATGTTACAAGTATCtaaggaaattattaaaatttgaacaaATGGACTTTGAATTTGCATTATGGCAAatgatctttttatttatatcgccACAAAAAGtatatagaaattttcaaaatagaaaGC AGACAaagtcacaatttgcaagggaTGATCCTGCATTTTTGGTACTATTAATGTGTTGTCTATGTATATCTTCCATTGGTTTTACCATTGTTTTGGGATTAGGATTTCTTCAATTTATAAAGCTActattttatatgatatttattGATTACCTTGTAGCTGGCTTAATAGTAGCAACAGTATTTTG GATTATAACAAATCGTTATCTAAGAATTGACAAAACCCAGGATGTAGAATGGGGTTATGCATTTGACATACACTTAAATGCATTTTTTCCACCTTTAATTATACTCCATATCGTACAGTTGTTTTTGTACAATG GTCTTATAAACTATGATACATTTTCGTCACGATTTGTTGGAAACACAATCTGGTTAATAGCTATTAGTTACTATATTTACATAACATTCTTGGGTTACACAA GTATGGAAATACTTCACAAaacacatataatattatcaacaTTACCAATAATATTACTAATGTATATTATGACATTATGTGCAGGCATCAATATTAGTCATTTAGTTATGGAATTTTATCATTATCGAGTTGTTTGA